One genomic region from uncultured Cohaesibacter sp. encodes:
- a CDS encoding ATP-binding cassette domain-containing protein → MTSSASQNSPVAVSLTDLHKYFGDLEVLKGVTMKAHEGEVVSILGSSGSGKSTMLRCINMLETPTSGTVTVGEETIKLVTDRKGVVKPADRKQVDRLRTRVGMVFQSFNLWSHKTILENVIEAPIHVQGRDRKDCIEEAQDILAKVGIADKRDFYPSHLSGGQQQRAAIARALAQHPDVLLFDEPTSALDPELVGEVLRVMRSLAEEGRTMLVVTHEMSFARDVSNRVVFLHQGQIDAEGSPDALFNDLSNERFQKFIAG, encoded by the coding sequence GTGACCAGTTCTGCCTCTCAAAACAGCCCTGTGGCTGTCAGCCTGACCGATCTGCACAAGTATTTCGGTGATCTCGAAGTGCTCAAGGGCGTTACCATGAAGGCCCACGAGGGCGAGGTGGTGTCTATTCTCGGCTCCTCCGGTTCGGGCAAATCCACCATGTTGCGCTGTATCAACATGCTTGAAACCCCGACTTCAGGCACCGTGACTGTTGGCGAGGAAACCATCAAGCTGGTGACCGACCGCAAGGGCGTGGTTAAACCGGCTGATCGCAAGCAGGTGGATCGGTTGCGGACCCGTGTTGGTATGGTGTTCCAATCCTTCAATCTTTGGTCCCACAAGACCATTCTGGAGAATGTGATCGAAGCGCCGATCCATGTGCAGGGACGCGACAGAAAAGACTGCATCGAGGAAGCTCAGGATATTCTCGCCAAGGTCGGTATTGCCGACAAACGGGATTTCTACCCCTCCCATCTTTCCGGTGGGCAGCAGCAACGTGCCGCCATTGCGCGCGCCTTGGCTCAGCATCCAGATGTATTGCTGTTTGATGAACCGACCTCGGCTCTTGATCCCGAGTTGGTCGGCGAGGTGCTGCGCGTGATGAGAAGCCTTGCAGAAGAGGGCCGTACCATGTTGGTCGTGACCCACGAAATGAGCTTTGCACGGGATGTCTCGAACCGCGTCGTCTTCCTGCATCAGGGGCAGATCGATGCCGAAGGGAGCCCTGATGCTCT
- a CDS encoding ABC transporter permease, which translates to MDMQFFWESLVTLIPGIPLTLQLAFLSTFLGAFIALGLAMMRLSGIRPLDWFARGYLFVFRGSPLLVQLFLIYYGLSQFPAVRHSFAWTFLRDPYWCAIIALTLNTAAYASEVIRGGLLSVPHGQVEAARACGMSGFKLFRRIVLPLAIRQALPAYGTELILMVKATSLASIITIMEITGLAAKLVSETYRVIEVFVVAGAIYLAINFILTRIIMAFEYKLTPHLREPRITKVLALENESAGEIS; encoded by the coding sequence ATGGATATGCAATTTTTCTGGGAGTCGCTGGTCACCCTGATCCCCGGCATTCCGCTCACTCTGCAATTGGCGTTTCTTTCCACTTTCCTTGGGGCTTTTATCGCTCTAGGGCTGGCGATGATGCGGCTCTCGGGTATTCGCCCTCTGGACTGGTTTGCTCGGGGCTATCTGTTCGTATTCCGAGGCTCGCCGCTGCTGGTGCAGCTGTTCCTCATCTATTACGGGCTCAGCCAGTTTCCTGCGGTGCGTCATTCCTTTGCCTGGACTTTCCTGCGTGATCCCTATTGGTGCGCCATCATCGCGTTGACGCTCAACACGGCGGCCTATGCCAGTGAGGTCATTCGTGGCGGGCTTTTGTCTGTCCCTCATGGTCAGGTGGAAGCGGCGCGCGCTTGTGGCATGTCGGGCTTCAAGCTGTTCCGCCGCATTGTCTTGCCGCTGGCCATCCGTCAGGCTCTGCCGGCCTATGGCACCGAGCTGATCCTGATGGTTAAGGCGACCTCTCTGGCATCCATTATCACCATCATGGAAATCACCGGTCTTGCCGCCAAGCTGGTTTCCGAGACCTATCGGGTGATTGAGGTCTTTGTGGTTGCCGGTGCTATCTATCTGGCAATCAACTTTATCCTCACCCGCATCATCATGGCATTTGAATATAAGCTGACGCCGCATTTGCGCGAGCCTCGCATTACCAAAGTGCTTGCCCTTGAAAATGAATCTGCTGGAGAAATCTCGTGA
- a CDS encoding ABC transporter permease subunit (The N-terminal region of this protein, as described by TIGR01726, is a three transmembrane segment that identifies a subfamily of ABC transporter permease subunits, which specificities that include histidine, arginine, glutamine, glutamate, L-cystine (sic), the opines (in Agrobacterium) octopine and nopaline, etc.), translating to MGFGEGGWGAFMLMGALVTMALALCGFSIGACFGAFAAWAKISGNRFTRTIADIYTTVLRGIPDLLVIYLFYFGGSAFLTWLGRLFGSDGFIGLPGFLAGAMAIGITSGAQHTEVFRGAYRAVAKGEIEAAVACGMPRAMRFRRIVAPLVLRHALPGLGNVWQIVLKESALVSVTGVVELLRQSQVGAGSTRQPFDFYFAAAILYLCITTISSISFHTAEKRFNKGVRRS from the coding sequence ATGGGCTTTGGTGAAGGCGGCTGGGGTGCCTTTATGCTCATGGGGGCGCTGGTCACCATGGCACTGGCGCTCTGTGGCTTTTCCATTGGCGCCTGCTTTGGCGCCTTTGCCGCATGGGCCAAGATATCGGGCAACCGGTTTACGCGCACCATTGCAGATATTTACACCACCGTGTTGCGCGGTATCCCCGATCTGCTGGTCATCTATCTGTTCTATTTCGGTGGCAGCGCCTTTCTCACATGGCTGGGTCGCCTGTTTGGTTCGGACGGCTTTATCGGGCTGCCGGGCTTTCTGGCTGGCGCGATGGCCATCGGCATTACATCAGGCGCACAGCATACGGAAGTGTTCCGCGGGGCCTATCGCGCTGTTGCCAAAGGCGAGATTGAAGCCGCCGTCGCTTGTGGCATGCCGCGCGCCATGCGCTTTCGCCGCATTGTTGCTCCGTTGGTTTTGCGCCATGCGTTACCCGGTCTTGGCAATGTTTGGCAGATCGTGCTGAAAGAATCCGCGCTGGTCTCTGTTACTGGCGTTGTCGAACTGCTGCGCCAAAGTCAGGTAGGGGCAGGCTCGACGCGGCAACCGTTCGATTTCTATTTTGCAGCGGCCATTCTCTATCTCTGCATCACCACCATCTCGAGCATCAGCTTTCACACTGCCGAGAAACGGTTCAATAAAGGGGTGAGAAGAAGCTGA
- a CDS encoding M20 family metallopeptidase yields the protein MQNSEEIWSRVDELSEDFCGLSDRVWETPELCFKEDRSAAEHMAMLEKHGFKAEAGVAGMPTAIMAEAGSEGPVIAILGEYDALPGLSQEHGVAERREIEEGGNGHGCGHNLLGSGSMLAAAAVKDWLKEKGIKGRVRYYGCPAEEGGSAKGFMVREGLFEDVDIAICWHPAPFAGVNKPISLACNELVFTFTGRASHAAASPELGRSALDAVELMSVGVNYMREHMASTARIHYAVIDSGGVAPNVVQPRAVVRYLIRDRELPDMQALVERVKKVADGAALMTETSVESVIVSGDGNLIGNDPLEELMHQMLERLGPPQYSEEDKAFAREIQATLSKEDIEAAYKRFGLKPRFDEPLCESITPLNSGDGRHVGSTDVGTVSWVVPTVQMRGATYAVGTPGHSWQLVAQGKTPAAHKGMEHTAKIMAATACELFLDPAKIEAAKADFADKLNGRPFINPIPDDCDPELPETKE from the coding sequence ATGCAGAATAGCGAAGAAATCTGGTCTCGTGTCGACGAGCTGTCCGAAGACTTTTGCGGCTTGTCGGATCGGGTGTGGGAAACACCCGAACTTTGTTTCAAAGAGGACCGATCCGCTGCCGAGCATATGGCCATGCTGGAAAAGCATGGTTTCAAGGCTGAGGCTGGCGTTGCGGGAATGCCAACGGCCATCATGGCTGAAGCTGGCAGCGAAGGGCCGGTTATTGCTATTTTGGGCGAATATGACGCGCTGCCCGGCCTTAGTCAGGAACATGGTGTTGCAGAACGCCGGGAAATCGAAGAAGGCGGCAATGGCCATGGGTGCGGACATAATCTGCTCGGTTCAGGCTCCATGCTTGCCGCAGCCGCGGTCAAGGATTGGCTGAAGGAAAAAGGCATCAAGGGGCGTGTGCGCTATTATGGCTGTCCGGCTGAAGAAGGCGGCTCGGCCAAGGGGTTCATGGTGCGCGAAGGGCTGTTTGAGGATGTTGATATCGCTATCTGCTGGCATCCGGCCCCCTTTGCTGGCGTCAATAAACCTATTTCGCTGGCTTGCAATGAACTGGTCTTCACCTTCACGGGACGCGCCTCTCATGCTGCGGCCTCTCCCGAGCTGGGACGCAGCGCGCTTGACGCCGTTGAACTCATGAGCGTTGGGGTGAACTATATGCGTGAGCATATGGCCTCTACCGCCCGCATTCATTATGCGGTGATCGATAGTGGCGGTGTTGCGCCAAACGTCGTGCAGCCACGCGCTGTCGTACGCTATCTTATTCGTGATCGTGAATTGCCGGATATGCAGGCCTTGGTCGAACGCGTCAAAAAGGTCGCCGATGGGGCAGCCCTGATGACGGAAACCTCTGTGGAAAGCGTGATCGTTTCCGGTGATGGCAACCTGATTGGCAATGATCCACTTGAAGAGCTGATGCATCAGATGCTGGAGCGCCTTGGTCCGCCGCAATATTCCGAAGAAGACAAGGCCTTTGCCCGCGAAATTCAGGCAACCCTGTCGAAGGAAGATATCGAAGCAGCCTACAAGCGCTTTGGGCTCAAACCACGATTTGACGAGCCTCTGTGCGAAAGCATTACGCCGCTCAACTCCGGGGACGGACGTCATGTCGGCTCGACCGACGTGGGCACCGTAAGCTGGGTGGTTCCGACCGTTCAGATGCGCGGGGCAACCTATGCCGTGGGCACACCAGGCCATTCCTGGCAGTTGGTGGCACAGGGCAAGACGCCCGCCGCACACAAGGGCATGGAGCATACGGCCAAGATCATGGCCGCAACGGCCTGCGAGCTGTTCCTTGACCCAGCCAAGATCGAGGCTGCCAAGGCAGATTTTGCTGATAAACTCAATGGCCGCCCCTTTATCAACCCGATCCCGGATGATTGCGATCCGGAGCTGCCTGAAACCAAGGAATAG
- a CDS encoding GntR family transcriptional regulator: MRKKKSSKDLTDLLTSDISAGVFSPGSWLKQIDLQRRYNASRSETRKALETLCNKRIVRYEPNRGYYVHHADDVSTDEVRDIRIMLETSAAEFMVQKVTDEQIEDLYQLAQRFIDQIREHKITEIYETNIAFHTAMLATSGNSSLMELVSDLRLRTPPAPASQWSSYARIEQSGREHFDMVDALADKDVERLKTIIRAHIDQSSTEN, encoded by the coding sequence TTGAGAAAAAAGAAGTCCAGCAAAGACCTGACAGACCTTCTGACCTCAGATATCAGCGCGGGCGTGTTCTCGCCGGGCAGCTGGTTAAAGCAGATCGATCTACAGCGTCGCTATAATGCCAGTCGCTCGGAAACAAGAAAGGCGCTGGAAACGCTCTGCAACAAGCGAATCGTTCGATATGAACCGAACCGAGGGTACTATGTGCATCATGCTGACGATGTCTCGACCGATGAGGTGCGGGACATCCGCATCATGCTTGAAACATCCGCGGCAGAATTCATGGTTCAGAAAGTTACCGATGAGCAGATCGAAGACCTGTATCAGTTGGCCCAACGTTTCATCGATCAGATAAGAGAGCACAAGATCACGGAAATCTATGAAACCAATATCGCCTTTCATACGGCTATGTTAGCAACCAGTGGAAACTCCAGTCTGATGGAATTGGTCTCGGATTTGCGTCTGCGCACCCCCCCAGCACCAGCGTCTCAATGGTCCAGCTATGCACGCATTGAACAATCTGGCAGGGAGCATTTCGACATGGTCGACGCGCTGGCAGACAAAGACGTCGAGCGCCTCAAGACGATCATTCGTGCCCACATAGATCAGAGCAGCACAGAGAACTAA
- a CDS encoding FAD-dependent oxidoreductase, with protein sequence MNTNFTIIGGGVVGMSLAWGLLKHGYTVTILDGSDGSFRASRGNFGLIWIQGKGAKAPHYAKWSRLSASLYADFAEELTEATGIPLGLEQNGGFDYHFSEESLQKTVQSYERLKQEFDGDYPFEILRGDDLRKEEPTLGPDIVAGILHHDDGHLNPLKLLRALQQDVQKMGGIYLTNRHVVDVSKTDHFTLTCADKETFHSERVILAAGLGSRDLGPKMGFVAPLEPERGQVLITEKLPRMIHRPSVTARQVDEGGIQIGATNERVGFDDGTTIDGIAFLAAEAIRTHPFLAKTKLVRSWGALRVMSKDGLPIYQQSQSMPGAYLVTCHSGITLAAVHGKLLPSWFDQKNDAPNLEKFSEDRFKL encoded by the coding sequence ATGAACACAAATTTCACGATCATCGGTGGCGGCGTGGTTGGCATGTCGCTCGCTTGGGGGCTGCTCAAGCATGGCTACACAGTTACGATACTTGACGGGAGTGACGGCTCCTTCAGGGCAAGCCGGGGCAATTTCGGCCTGATATGGATTCAAGGCAAGGGCGCCAAGGCCCCCCATTATGCCAAATGGTCCAGACTATCCGCTTCCCTTTATGCCGACTTTGCCGAGGAACTGACAGAAGCCACAGGCATTCCCCTTGGCCTTGAGCAAAATGGCGGTTTTGACTACCATTTCAGCGAAGAAAGCCTGCAAAAAACCGTACAGTCCTATGAAAGGCTGAAACAGGAATTCGACGGCGACTACCCTTTCGAGATTTTGCGCGGCGACGATTTACGCAAAGAAGAGCCAACACTCGGCCCGGATATTGTGGCCGGAATCCTGCACCATGACGATGGCCATTTAAACCCGCTCAAACTGTTGCGTGCCCTGCAACAAGACGTGCAGAAAATGGGTGGCATCTACCTGACCAACCGACATGTTGTGGATGTTTCCAAAACCGATCATTTCACCCTGACATGCGCCGACAAGGAGACGTTCCACTCGGAGCGGGTTATCCTCGCTGCGGGGCTGGGCTCAAGGGATCTTGGCCCCAAGATGGGCTTTGTTGCTCCTCTGGAGCCAGAAAGAGGCCAGGTGCTCATCACCGAAAAGCTGCCCCGCATGATCCATCGGCCATCCGTTACTGCACGTCAGGTGGATGAAGGCGGTATCCAGATCGGAGCAACAAACGAGCGGGTCGGCTTTGATGATGGCACCACGATAGACGGCATAGCCTTCCTCGCAGCAGAAGCCATCAGAACCCATCCTTTCCTTGCAAAGACAAAGCTGGTCAGAAGCTGGGGCGCGCTTCGGGTGATGTCAAAAGACGGCCTGCCCATTTATCAGCAAAGCCAGTCCATGCCCGGCGCCTATCTTGTAACCTGCCATAGCGGCATAACGCTTGCCGCCGTTCATGGAAAGCTGCTGCCAAGCTGGTTTGACCAGAAAAATGACGCGCCAAATTTGGAGAAATTCAGTGAAGACCGCTTCAAGCTTTAA
- a CDS encoding (2Fe-2S)-binding protein has translation MKTASSFNSLKDASGASQSLVPVRFDGQDYMLPEGANLAASLLAAGVSVFRNTPATSAPRGPFCMMGVCYDCLVDIDGMTQQACQTSVEANMIVSKPATPSDQNKEDDHA, from the coding sequence GTGAAGACCGCTTCAAGCTTTAACTCCCTTAAGGATGCTTCCGGGGCCAGCCAATCCCTTGTGCCCGTCCGTTTTGATGGTCAAGACTACATGCTGCCCGAAGGCGCCAATCTTGCCGCCAGCCTTTTGGCAGCCGGGGTCTCTGTCTTTCGCAACACACCAGCCACGAGCGCGCCGCGCGGTCCTTTTTGTATGATGGGCGTCTGCTATGACTGCCTTGTCGATATCGACGGCATGACACAGCAGGCCTGCCAGACCAGCGTTGAGGCCAACATGATTGTCAGCAAACCGGCTACGCCTTCTGACCAGAACAAGGAAGATGACCATGCTTGA
- a CDS encoding NAD(P)/FAD-dependent oxidoreductase: MLETELAIIGAGPAGMAAASEAANCGIASVLIDEQQSVGGQIYRDVERVAPLRGEMLGQDFLDGLPLAEGTHDPLITHLAGAVVWQVEKDGTITCSVKNQTRQIKAQRILIATGAIERPMPLPGWTLPGVMTVGAGQILLKQSGLIPNKAVLIGSGPLLYVLASQMLKAKTPPLAIIETQTMGDLTKAMAHIGGALRGWRYLLKGTKLLAALKLGGVKRYTGAHNIRLQGEGAVASVSFQCGVHSHTIACDTALLHHGVVPNVQISRALQLNHHWDEQQACFSPSLDEWGKSSAETIFIAGDGAGIGGAKAAALCGRIAALKMAAELGKLDEANLQQRAVPLKSALSKESAARPFLDQAYPPFAGAQSPQDETVVCRCEEVTAGEIRKTIALGCQGPNQLKAFLRAGMGPCQGRGCGLTISTLFAEQTGKSMQEINYFNIRSPLKPITLGELASLKQKDVERLF, from the coding sequence ATGCTTGAGACCGAGCTTGCCATTATCGGCGCCGGCCCGGCCGGCATGGCAGCTGCCAGCGAGGCGGCCAATTGCGGCATTGCTTCCGTGCTCATTGACGAGCAGCAAAGCGTTGGCGGGCAGATCTATCGTGATGTCGAGCGCGTCGCCCCTCTGCGTGGCGAGATGCTTGGGCAAGACTTTCTCGATGGCCTGCCACTGGCCGAGGGAACCCATGATCCCCTCATCACCCATCTAGCGGGCGCCGTCGTCTGGCAGGTCGAAAAGGATGGAACAATTACCTGTTCCGTTAAAAATCAGACTCGCCAGATCAAGGCTCAGCGTATCCTCATAGCAACCGGCGCAATTGAACGACCCATGCCGTTGCCGGGCTGGACCTTGCCCGGCGTGATGACCGTGGGCGCAGGTCAGATACTGCTCAAGCAATCCGGCCTTATTCCTAACAAGGCTGTCCTCATCGGCTCTGGCCCACTTCTCTATGTTCTGGCAAGCCAGATGCTGAAGGCAAAAACGCCCCCACTGGCCATCATCGAAACCCAGACCATGGGCGATTTGACAAAGGCCATGGCGCATATCGGCGGTGCTTTGCGTGGCTGGCGCTATCTCCTCAAGGGCACGAAGCTTTTGGCCGCTCTCAAGCTGGGAGGCGTTAAGCGCTACACCGGTGCGCACAACATTCGTCTGCAAGGCGAAGGGGCGGTTGCAAGCGTCAGCTTTCAGTGTGGTGTCCACTCTCATACAATTGCCTGCGATACGGCCCTGCTCCATCATGGCGTTGTGCCGAACGTCCAGATAAGCCGCGCCCTTCAGCTGAACCATCATTGGGATGAACAACAAGCCTGCTTCAGCCCTTCTCTGGATGAATGGGGCAAAAGCTCTGCAGAAACCATCTTTATCGCGGGCGATGGAGCTGGCATAGGCGGAGCCAAGGCAGCCGCCCTTTGCGGCCGGATTGCCGCGCTCAAGATGGCCGCCGAGTTGGGAAAACTAGACGAAGCAAACCTCCAGCAAAGGGCTGTGCCCCTCAAGAGTGCTCTTTCAAAAGAAAGCGCCGCCCGTCCCTTCCTTGATCAGGCCTACCCACCTTTCGCTGGCGCCCAATCCCCACAGGACGAAACAGTCGTCTGCCGTTGTGAAGAGGTCACCGCAGGCGAGATTCGCAAAACAATCGCTCTTGGCTGCCAGGGCCCCAACCAGCTCAAGGCCTTTTTGAGAGCAGGGATGGGCCCTTGCCAGGGACGCGGATGTGGCCTGACAATCTCAACTCTCTTTGCCGAGCAAACGGGCAAGTCGATGCAGGAAATCAACTATTTCAATATAAGATCCCCACTCAAACCCATAACCTTGGGCGAATTGGCCTCCTTGAAGCAAAAGGACGTCGAGCGGCTCTTCTAG
- a CDS encoding formate/nitrite transporter family protein — protein sequence MRDHHSLSSVSVYAVVHREGMEELNRPATSLWWSGVAAGLGISTSVMAEGILHKLFEGSPHQFAIENLGYTVGFVLVILGRLQLFTENTITAILPLLTHSSLKMLWSTLRLWAIVFFANLCGTFLAASMGYFIGTIPPEFVDGMAAVSHHYANLELSQAFSLGITSGFLVAAIVWMIPSARSAAFLVIIMFTYLIAIGNFTHVIAGSTELFLLAIRGEIGLLQTAALLVSTLLGNIAGGTGLFALLAYGQVVRELK from the coding sequence GTGCGCGATCATCACAGCCTGAGTTCCGTTTCTGTGTATGCCGTGGTCCATCGAGAAGGCATGGAAGAACTCAACCGACCAGCCACATCCTTATGGTGGTCAGGCGTTGCCGCAGGTTTAGGCATCTCGACGTCGGTCATGGCTGAGGGAATTCTCCATAAACTGTTCGAAGGCTCACCCCATCAATTCGCCATAGAGAATCTTGGTTATACAGTCGGGTTCGTGCTGGTCATTCTCGGACGATTGCAATTATTCACTGAAAATACCATTACGGCAATTCTACCGCTCCTCACGCATAGTTCCCTTAAGATGCTCTGGAGCACCTTGCGGCTCTGGGCAATCGTATTTTTCGCGAACCTGTGCGGAACTTTCCTTGCTGCCTCAATGGGATATTTCATTGGAACCATTCCACCTGAATTCGTGGATGGAATGGCCGCCGTCTCACACCATTATGCCAATCTGGAATTGTCCCAAGCCTTTTCCTTGGGCATCACGTCGGGCTTTCTGGTCGCTGCAATTGTGTGGATGATCCCTTCCGCACGCAGTGCTGCCTTCCTTGTGATCATCATGTTCACCTACCTCATTGCAATCGGCAATTTCACCCACGTTATTGCAGGCTCCACCGAGCTTTTCCTCTTGGCAATACGCGGAGAAATCGGCCTGTTGCAAACAGCAGCCCTTCTTGTGAGCACGCTGTTGGGGAACATCGCCGGAGGCACAGGATTGTTTGCCTTGCTGGCCTATGGTCAGGTCGTACGCGAATTGAAATAG
- a CDS encoding MFS transporter — protein MQKNQSNTHASNRKQKLFLFFKNPDGSFNGNRIALFLAFLTLGLNLRGPITSLPPVIASIQQDLGISLSVAGLLSSIPVLCFGLATPFVSMVQGRITIERAIAITLWGILFGTLLRSVGGIYTIIAGTLILGISMTFGNIVSLLVIARDFKEIRTMMTGILVAAMSVGSMMTSAFTAPVASLFGWRVGISVWAVLALLAIVLWAENKRRPIKPVIQKENLTETAAEEKRTTQLSPVAPVRHRSNLRRPSAWLLAAAFGSHTFMFYGLSAWLPVYLTGSIGISANTAGIALSMFQILGMLGSFGIPWFSSQFHLSHKMLFLLVTTCWFIMAVGTYLAPSYWAIWAVFGGFGSGGGFVVVFDLLMERSSDLDEGRKMSAFVQGLGYIVASTSATLLGALHQWSGSWTSCFVLLAAAAVLMAICGITASLRPPVRSSH, from the coding sequence ATGCAGAAAAATCAATCGAATACTCATGCTTCTAATCGAAAGCAGAAACTATTTCTGTTTTTTAAAAATCCGGATGGATCTTTCAATGGCAACAGAATTGCACTTTTTCTGGCATTCTTGACTCTAGGGCTTAATTTGAGAGGACCAATCACCTCTCTTCCACCGGTTATCGCTTCCATTCAGCAAGATCTCGGGATCAGCCTGAGTGTAGCAGGTCTTTTGAGTTCAATCCCTGTCTTATGTTTCGGCTTGGCAACTCCGTTCGTATCGATGGTGCAGGGGCGGATTACGATTGAACGAGCGATTGCCATCACCCTGTGGGGGATTTTGTTCGGCACGCTGCTGCGTTCTGTTGGAGGCATCTATACGATCATAGCGGGCACGTTAATCTTGGGTATTTCCATGACATTTGGCAATATCGTCAGCCTTCTGGTCATCGCTCGCGACTTCAAAGAAATCCGCACCATGATGACGGGGATTCTCGTTGCGGCTATGAGTGTCGGTTCAATGATGACCTCGGCCTTTACGGCTCCGGTGGCTTCGCTGTTTGGATGGAGAGTTGGAATCTCTGTCTGGGCGGTTCTTGCTCTGCTGGCTATCGTGCTTTGGGCTGAAAACAAACGCCGTCCAATCAAGCCCGTAATTCAGAAGGAAAATTTGACAGAAACAGCAGCTGAAGAAAAGCGGACGACGCAGCTTTCGCCTGTGGCTCCTGTTCGCCATCGGTCCAATTTGCGGCGCCCCTCCGCTTGGCTTCTGGCCGCTGCGTTCGGCTCCCACACATTTATGTTTTATGGTCTTTCAGCTTGGCTACCAGTTTATTTGACGGGATCTATTGGGATTAGTGCCAATACCGCCGGAATTGCCTTGTCGATGTTTCAAATACTCGGGATGCTTGGAAGCTTCGGGATTCCGTGGTTTTCATCGCAGTTTCATCTATCTCATAAGATGTTGTTTCTTTTGGTTACGACATGCTGGTTTATTATGGCGGTGGGTACGTATCTCGCTCCGAGTTATTGGGCAATCTGGGCTGTTTTCGGAGGTTTTGGGAGCGGTGGTGGATTTGTCGTGGTTTTTGATCTGCTAATGGAACGCTCGTCCGATCTGGATGAAGGACGTAAGATGTCGGCCTTTGTTCAAGGATTGGGGTATATTGTTGCCTCAACAAGCGCAACTTTGCTCGGAGCCCTTCACCAATGGTCAGGCTCTTGGACCTCTTGTTTCGTGCTACTGGCTGCGGCCGCTGTGTTAATGGCAATCTGTGGCATTACGGCATCACTAAGACCGCCGGTTCGTTCCTCCCACTAG
- the eutC gene encoding ethanolamine ammonia-lyase subunit EutC — protein MTEKDQKAKQLQSADASSEPKTDAAEDGKEIWSAMRKYTPARIGLGRTGVSMRTDEILDVGWSHAMARDAIHRPLDYEALANRLKTDGWEVLTLSSRVKDRATYLMRPDLGRRLDEDSAELLREATNEAGEFDVVFVVADGLSTLAVEGYAADLLKAMKAILPSHLRVAPVIVAQQGRVALGDEIAALLGARLVVMLIGERPGLSSRDSLGVYITYAPKVGMMDSQRNCISNIRDEGLKVQPGAEKMLWFIKKALQDQVSGIDLKDESGSVEALPEGLVLDAD, from the coding sequence ATGACCGAGAAGGATCAAAAAGCCAAACAGCTCCAAAGCGCCGATGCATCTTCAGAACCGAAGACGGACGCAGCAGAAGACGGCAAGGAAATCTGGTCTGCAATGCGCAAATACACTCCTGCCAGAATTGGTCTCGGGCGTACCGGAGTCAGTATGCGCACCGATGAGATACTGGACGTCGGCTGGTCTCATGCCATGGCGCGTGACGCCATACACCGTCCGCTCGACTATGAAGCCCTCGCAAATCGGTTGAAAACAGATGGTTGGGAAGTGTTGACGCTTTCCAGTCGTGTCAAGGATCGTGCAACCTATCTGATGAGACCCGATCTTGGTCGACGCCTAGACGAAGACAGCGCCGAGTTGTTGCGTGAAGCAACCAATGAAGCAGGCGAATTCGATGTTGTTTTTGTTGTAGCCGATGGACTTTCTACCCTTGCTGTTGAAGGATATGCCGCAGATCTTCTCAAGGCAATGAAGGCCATCCTGCCCTCACACCTAAGGGTCGCGCCGGTCATCGTGGCACAACAGGGTCGCGTCGCGCTTGGAGACGAGATCGCAGCTCTTCTGGGAGCGCGTCTTGTCGTCATGCTCATTGGAGAAAGACCCGGTTTGTCCTCTCGCGACAGTCTTGGCGTCTATATCACCTACGCGCCTAAAGTTGGCATGATGGATTCTCAACGAAACTGCATTTCCAATATTCGAGACGAAGGGCTCAAAGTGCAGCCTGGTGCAGAAAAGATGTTGTGGTTCATCAAGAAGGCGCTGCAGGATCAAGTCTCCGGAATCGACCTCAAAGATGAGAGTGGCAGCGTTGAAGCTCTGCCCGAGGGGCTTGTTCTCGACGCAGATTGA